A DNA window from Gillisia sp. Hel1_33_143 contains the following coding sequences:
- a CDS encoding DUF5522 domain-containing protein, with amino-acid sequence MSFLKKKIPLEEGDYYLTPEGYRCFTEQYHLKRGYCCESGCRHCPYGYNKNTNKQQPKK; translated from the coding sequence ATGAGCTTTTTAAAGAAAAAAATTCCTCTAGAAGAGGGTGATTATTATTTAACTCCAGAGGGCTATAGATGTTTTACAGAGCAATATCATTTAAAAAGAGGCTATTGTTGTGAAAGCGGATGCAGACATTGTCCTTATGGATATAATAAGAATACAAATAAACAGCAACCGAAAAAATGA
- a CDS encoding 1-aminocyclopropane-1-carboxylate deaminase/D-cysteine desulfhydrase → MMDLNFVEPPVELVTHFKAHNISLHIKREDLIHPFVSGNKFRKLKYNLQEAKNNGSKTILTFGGAFSNHIAAVAAAGKLLGFKTIGIIRGEELGVDLNTTLNHNSTLRFAKEQGMGFHFINREKYREKDSSEFIEKLKFDFGDFYLIPEGGTNELAVKGCAEIMTDAESNFEIICCAVGTGGTISGIINASHSDQKVLGFPALKGDFLSSEIRNFTSKTNWELVTDYHFGGYAKVNEELINFLNNFKRKYQIALDPIYTGKMIFGIFDLIEKSSIPENSRILAVHTGGLQGIEGMNKQLSKKKLPLIEI, encoded by the coding sequence ATGATGGATCTTAATTTTGTTGAACCTCCCGTTGAGCTAGTTACGCATTTTAAAGCACACAACATTAGTTTACATATTAAGAGAGAAGACCTTATTCATCCCTTCGTCTCCGGAAACAAATTCAGAAAATTAAAATATAATCTTCAAGAGGCTAAAAATAACGGTAGTAAAACCATTCTCACTTTTGGAGGTGCTTTTTCAAACCACATTGCGGCTGTTGCAGCAGCAGGAAAACTTTTAGGATTTAAAACGATAGGAATCATAAGAGGAGAAGAATTGGGTGTAGATCTAAATACTACCTTAAATCATAATTCTACTCTAAGATTTGCAAAAGAGCAAGGGATGGGATTTCATTTTATAAACAGAGAAAAATATAGAGAGAAAGATTCATCAGAATTTATTGAAAAATTGAAATTTGATTTTGGTGATTTTTATCTAATTCCTGAAGGCGGAACTAATGAGCTTGCAGTTAAAGGCTGTGCAGAAATCATGACTGATGCAGAATCTAATTTCGAGATTATTTGCTGTGCGGTGGGAACAGGAGGAACAATCTCCGGCATCATAAACGCATCCCATTCAGATCAAAAAGTTTTGGGTTTTCCTGCGTTAAAAGGAGATTTCTTAAGCTCTGAAATTAGAAATTTTACTTCAAAAACAAATTGGGAGTTAGTAACAGACTACCATTTTGGAGGTTACGCCAAAGTGAATGAAGAGCTAATTAATTTCTTAAATAACTTTAAGAGAAAATATCAGATCGCATTAGATCCTATCTACACAGGAAAGATGATTTTTGGTATTTTTGACCTGATCGAAAAATCTTCTATTCCTGAAAATTCTCGTATTTTAGCCGTTCATACAGGAGGCTTACAGGGCATAGAAGGTATGAATAAGCAATTGTCTAAAAAGAAATTACCCTTAATCGAAATTTAG
- a CDS encoding glucosaminidase domain-containing protein has protein sequence MIFKRLLFLILVVVMAASCGSKKKVTSRKSTPRTENKRESRAIPARPVDAEVRSRPTGSYANIVEQYISEYSDIAMEEMRLYNIPASITLAQGILESGAGRGELTRRANNHFGIKCHDWEGDKVYHDDDRSQECFRKYNDPKFSYRDHSLFLSERRRYSNLFDLDIDDYEGWAKGLRAAGYATDRLYPRKLIDMIEKYQLNHFDEKVLGKKSRRRERSSEIAEASSNSGFKTYTVEKGDTLYSISKRFNTTVEMLQEVNNLRSNDLAIGQRLKVSPANNQY, from the coding sequence ATGATCTTCAAAAGACTTTTATTCTTGATCTTAGTAGTTGTTATGGCTGCTTCCTGCGGAAGCAAAAAAAAGGTCACTTCTCGTAAATCTACCCCTAGAACAGAAAACAAAAGAGAAAGCAGAGCAATTCCGGCCAGACCTGTAGATGCAGAGGTAAGATCTAGACCTACCGGAAGCTATGCAAATATTGTAGAGCAATACATTTCAGAATATTCAGACATCGCTATGGAAGAAATGAGACTTTACAACATCCCCGCAAGTATAACATTGGCTCAAGGTATTTTAGAATCTGGTGCTGGAAGGGGAGAACTCACAAGAAGAGCAAATAATCATTTCGGAATAAAATGCCATGATTGGGAAGGCGATAAAGTGTATCACGATGACGATCGTTCTCAGGAATGTTTCAGGAAATATAATGATCCTAAATTCTCATATAGAGATCACTCCTTATTTTTAAGTGAGAGACGAAGATATTCTAATCTTTTTGATCTGGATATAGATGATTATGAAGGCTGGGCGAAAGGTTTAAGAGCTGCAGGATATGCTACAGATAGGCTTTATCCTAGAAAATTGATAGATATGATAGAAAAATATCAATTAAATCATTTTGATGAAAAAGTTTTAGGTAAGAAATCTAGAAGAAGAGAACGCAGCTCTGAAATTGCAGAAGCAAGTTCAAATTCTGGATTCAAAACATATACCGTTGAAAAGGGGGATACGTTGTATTCAATTTCAAAAAGATTTAATACCACAGTAGAAATGCTGCAGGAAGTTAATAATCTAAGATCTAATGATCTTGCTATAGGCCAGAGATTAAAGGTGTCTCCTGCTAATAACCAATATTAA